A stretch of Anolis sagrei isolate rAnoSag1 chromosome X, rAnoSag1.mat, whole genome shotgun sequence DNA encodes these proteins:
- the MORN3 gene encoding MORN repeat-containing protein 3 — protein sequence MGQTSMPTLKFPKTTEPLWHKWDRKAQKCGLLSTVHAVNGDQYTGEWWDNMKHGKGIQKWQKTGAIYSGDWQFGKREGYGIYGIPNPSGVGYRKVYSGWWKNDKMHGFGVKFFSETEYYEGDWYAGRRQGWGRMYYKDGSIYEGQWFEDAPNGTGMLRHKNENRYEGSWKNGKKHGPGKFIYLETGQLYEGFWVAGAAKCGTMIDFGREEAPLPTRYPIPKVELADTEGVLDEAVHKLKMTEEYISHSQKK from the exons ATGG GCCAAACCAGCATGCCTACCTTGAAATTCCCCAAGACCACCGAACCTCTGTGGCATAAATGGGACAGGAAGGCTCAGAAATGCGGCTTGCTGAGCACGGTTCACGCCGTCAACGGGGATCAATACACTGGAGAATGGTGGGACAATATGAAACACG GCAAAGGCATACAAAAATGGCAGAAGACTGGCGCGATCTACAGCGGAGACTGGCAATTCGGGAAACGCGAGGGCTATGGGATCTACGGCATTCCTAACCCATCCGGGGTGGGTTATCGGAAAGTGTATTCGGGCTGGTGGAAGAACGACAAAATGCAT GGTTTCGGAGTTAAGTTTTTCTCGGAGACAGAGTATTACGAAGGGGACTGGTATGCCGGGAGGAGACAAGGCTGGGGACGGATGTACTACAAGGACGGCTCCATTTATGAAGGCCAGTGGTTTGAGGATGCGCCAAATGGGACAGGAATGCTACGCCATA AAAATGAAAATCGATATGAAGGCAGCTGGAAAAACGGCAAGAAACACGGCCCGGGGAAGTTCATCTACTTGGAGACAGGGCAGCTTTATGAAGGTTTCTGGGTGGCCGGTGCTGCAAAGTGTGGAACCATGATTGATTTTGGCCGGGAAGAAGCTCCCTTGCCAACTCGCTATCCAATCCCAAAG GTCGAACTGGCAGACACCGAAGGTGTGTTAGATGAAGCAGTGCATAAGTTAAAGATGACTGAAGAATACATTTCTCACTCTCAGAAAAAATGA